Part of the Oncorhynchus tshawytscha isolate Ot180627B linkage group LG23, Otsh_v2.0, whole genome shotgun sequence genome, aagaaagacatttcttaaagatatccataaaaagtgttgtttaaagtttgccacaagccacctgggagacacaccaaacatgtggaagaaggtgctctggtcagatgaaaccaaaattgaactttttggcaacaatgcaaaacgttatgtttggcgtaaaagcaacacagcacatcaccctgaacactccatccccactgtcaaacatggtggtggcagcatcatggtttgggcctgcttttcttcagcagggacagggaagatggttaaaattgatgggaagatggatggagccaaatacaggaccattctggaagaaaacctgatggagtctgaaaaagacctgagactgggatggagatttgtcttccaacaagacaatgatccaaaacataaagcaaaatctacaatggaatggttcaaaaataaacatatccaggtgttagaatggccaagtcaaagtccagacctgaatccaatcgagaatctgtggaaagaactgaaaactgctgttcacaaatgctctccatccaacctcactgagctcgagctgttttgcaaggaggaatgggaaaacatttcagtctctcgatgtgcaaaactgatagagacataccccaagcgacttacagctgtaatcgcagcaaaaggtggcgctacaaagtattaacttaagggggctgaataattttgcacgcccaatttttcagtttttgatttgttaaaaaagtttgaaatatccaataaatgtcgttctacttcatgattgtgtcccacttgttgttgattcttcacaaaaaaatacagttttatatctttatgtttgaagcctgaaatgtggcaaaaggtcgcaaagttcaaaggggccgaatactttcgcaaggcactgtagttgacTGAGGAACAAGGTGATTGAAAAACAGGATAACTGTCAAATGACGGACAGATCAGCAGACATGTAGAGAGGACGTGGGAAGGGAAGTGGAAAAGGTTAGAGAGGGGATGTGgcgacagatgaagagagagggagggagagagaggacagggtaaCGATAgccaaagacagagagggagagtgagaagtaTAGTTTAATAAGTTAATGCTACGTCGAGGAATGCAGACACTACATACCAGATGTTATACACACCATtacaccgtcacacacacacagaccacacagccAGACATGCAATTAATGAGCAAGAAAACAAAGCTAGAAATAATGTATGCTGCAGTCATACACTGAATAGAACAGTATCTAACACTTACAGTCATACACTGAATAGAACAGTAGCTAACACTTACAGTCATACACTGAATAGAACAGTAGCTAACACTTACAGTCATACACTGAATAGAACAGTAGCTAACACTTACAGTCATACACTGAATAGAACAGTAGCTAACACTTACAGTCATACACTGAATAGAACAGTAGCTAACACTTACAGTCATAATAACAGCTGCATACCAGGTCACTTTTACAAGAgattctttatttaaaaaatatatacaattgaTCAACTTTGTTGAGCGCCTCCCCCACCTTaatcaaaacaaatcaatgtctgcatatactgtatgtgatttgAGAATAAAACTAGTTTGTCTTTAGTAAAATCACCTGAAACAATTCAATGTTAAAAAGTGCTGTAAAATATTATAAAATCCAATAcatggcatttcactgtacttgtgcacctGACATTAAAAACTAGAAACTTGAGTGCCATCTATCCATCGACCCACCCCTAGTTTCCATGTTAAGTCTCCCAAAGAACAGTCAGCCCTGCAGAGTGACAGGTGTGTCCTCTGACTAAGTGATGCTGAATAATGGCAGCATGATGATGGGGCTTTAAGGAATGTCAATAACTCAGGGATAACACCTACAGAAGACCTACCTGTGCCCTAACAGTACTGACACAACTATTACTGTACAGATATAAGAATCAATCACATGTGGTGATCCAAAACCACGGCACAGAGACAACCTGGATGGGTGTGATTGTTCGAGGAGGAATGCACTGCACACTGAATAGTAAAGAAATATGACAGATTGATACATCCCTAACTTATTTTGtaaaacacatcaagacagtAGTAAAAGATAGCAAAACTACAATAGTTTGATCTTCACGCCCAAGCAGCAACTTATCAAAGAACCATTCAAATATACAACATCCTCTTAAGCAGCATTAATAACCATATAAAAACCACTTCAAAGACTTAAAATATGACATATAATGCTAATATCTTTTTGATATGTTTGTGGTTGATTAATGCAAGATAGAGACAGGGAAGATTAAAGCTATACAGGTTCCTATCGAAATATTAGCTTGAGTACTACTGCAACACCAGTAAATAATacatttcacatttacattttaggcATCCTTAtacagagcgatttacaggagcaagtatggttaagtgccttgttcaagggcacagacagatttataTCAcgttatcagctcagggattcgaaccagcaaccgtTCAGTTACTGGCTACCTATCGCTACATAATACTCAGTAATATAGAACTGTAATACTATAGATGGGTGTTAAATCTGTATTACCCTAAACACAACGTTTAACTAAATTGTTAGTGTGGATCTCATACCTGTGTGTGACACATTACAAGTTTGCCTGTTTTACAAACAGCACTGTCTAAAACTGATTTTTATAAACATACGATTCCCCATTGGTTCGAATGTGCaaagaatatatatatgtatatctttgAAAAACATACAAGAACAGTACGGTTGGTAATCAATAATCAGCCTCATTGCCAAAAGGTTAtataatacattatgacataTTGTGAAAGCATGGCAACACTTCCACCTAGTCTATCAGATCTGGACCAGGTGGAACAACTACCATATTGCTTACACTGTACCAATCCTATTCTCTCAGGTCTACACAAGTAAGGTCAGGGACAAAGGGATGTGGCtgatcttctccctctccccattagcacctcccctatctctctctccctcccctaatTATCCTATACATATGATGAATAGTCTTGGTCCCTCTCGGTTTCTCTTTTGATTCGACATAGAGAAGAGAAACCTGGGTCCCCTACTTGGTCTATACagtctgcatctctctccctctactgatcTCCATACATGGTCTATACagtctgcatctctctccctctactgatcTCCATACTTGGTCTCCAGCTCCTCTGCAGTCCGTCCCAGGTCCATGTCTTTCAGCTTATCCAGCAGGTGGTACAGTAGAGGGCGTGCTAGCACCCCTCCCTGAGCACTTCCCTTAGCCCAGACCCTCAGCATCTGGTACTGGGCTTCCTTAGTGTCACGGAGGTGgtcattctcagccctctctatAACGATGTCACTCACACCCAGCGAACGCACCAGCTCCTTCATATGGCGCGGGGGGACTTGGTCCAACACCGAGTAGATCAACTCAGagactgaagggagagaggaacagagtggTGATAGGTTAGCGAGATTAAAATAGAGTTCAATATAGACTACATGGCCAAAAATatggatgccaccttttcaacaagtcagtttgttaactttctgccctgctagagataCCGAGGTcaacagtaagtgctgttattgtgaagtgcaaacatctaggagcaacaacggctcagccgcaaagtgataggccacacaagctaacaaaacgggaccgctgagtgctgaaatGCGCAAAAATAGTCTGTCcgcagttgcaacactcactacccagTTCcgaactgtctctggaagcaacgtcagcacaagaactgttcatcgggagcttcatgaaatgggtttccatggacaatcagccgcacacaaacctaagatcacaatgccaagcgtcggctgtaCTGGTGTAAAGGTTgccgccattggattctggaaacgcgttctctggagaaatgaatcacgcttcactatctggcagtccgatggacaaatctggttttggtggatgccaggagaacgctacatgcccaaatgcatagtgccaactgtaaagtttggtggaggaagaataatggtctggggctgtttcatggttcgggcttggccccttagttccagtgaagggaaatcttaactcgaCAGCATataattacattctagacgattctgtgcttccaactttgtggcaatagccctttcctgtttcatcatgacaaagccctcgtgcacaaagcgaggtccatacagaaatggtttgtcgagatcggtgtggaagaacttgactagcctgcacagagccctgacctcaaccccatcaaacacctttgggaggaattggaacgctgactgcgcgccaggcctaatcacccatcATTAGTTcccacctcactaatgctcgtggctgaatggaagcaagtccccgcaagcaacgttccaacatctagtgaaaagcctttccagaagagtagaggatgttatagcagcaaaggggggaccagctccatattggaatgagatgttcgacgagcaggtgtccacatacttttggccatgtagtgtatataaaaaGAAATTGacattccaacacacacacacaaacagcttgGTTTTCATGAATTCTCAGGACTTTTTGGAGAGTAAAAAcatatttccattcaaaatcctaacccttaacctaaccaaaCCCTAACCTTTAAAAAAGTCCTCACTTTCCAGAATTGTTCTTGTTGTCCtaccttgtcaggacattctgatGAATCGTCAGGACATTCTAGTCCTGATAAGATAGGGAAACATGTGCACCCACACACGTTCgcatgcacgcacatgcacacacacttactctTGATCTCCTTGGGGACACAGTCTGGTAGCTTGCTGAGGAGCTCCtgttcacactcacacactgggcTACATGAAGGGATACACTGGTTGAGAACATTCTCTGGGTCCTCTTGGATCAGCCTCTATAATCACAGAAAATGGAAAACATCAGAATTCTACTATATAGAACTGCATCCACTACCAGTACATCCTAAACCTGGGGACCACAGCACAATCAATAAAGGAAATCCTATTGGTTTCCTCCCTGGCACTATGGTGCAAACAGTAAAATGCACTTGGGTATTCAAAACAGTAGTTGAAATGGTATCTATTTTTTCTCCATACAACCCTTTTAGAGGTTTTTATCAGATTGGGTTTGTCCAGTCAGGTCAGAGGTGAAATGTGAGATGTCAGGGGTCAAAGGTGAGAGGTCAGAGATGTATCTCACCCGAGTAGACGTCTCAGAGACCTGAGAGGTGATCTCAGCAGAGGGAAAGGAGTTAGACCTCTTGGGCTTCCGTCGGACCACTAGTACGCCCATGATCCCCACAACCAccagtaataacacacaaacacagccgaACGCAGCCAACAGGTAGGGATACCAAACACCCCATCCAGTATCTTCGGCTGGAAAGAGGGGAAAACATGCAGAGAATGAATACATTCTGCAGCCCTTACGGCAGAAATAGTCTAGTTCCAATATATTTaagcaaaacaaaaaaaagtttaaaagtaTCTTTTGACCCACCAAATAAACAAACTATGTTTCTAGCCTGACCCAGCCACGAAGTATCAGAAACTCACATTTGCCATCGTCATTGGGAGTGGGATGTGTGCCTGAAGAACACTCCTGCTGGCAGTCAGCAGTCAGCTCACAACTGGAGAGAAAATGCACACAGGAAATGGTATATTATTGAAGAGGAAGTGGCCCGTTTGTGAAGAGGAAATGATTAATGTTGAGTCATGTGAAGAACAGCTCTACAGAAGAACAATCCAGGCCATCCTGTTGCAGCATACCCCCCTCCGGAAAGACAGAACACTGAAAGAGACAGTTACCAGCGCTTTATCAGTGGTCACCACTGCCTATGGTCTTGATGTATGgatatatcctgcctggttggccctgtccgggggtatagaCCCCTACTGTCGCAGCCTTCAGtaattatgctgcagtagtttatgtgtcggggggctagggtcagtctgttatatctggagtatttctcctgttgcaccctctacaactactgtgattattattatttgactgctggtcatctatgaacgtttgaacatcttagccatgtactgttataatctccacccggcacagccagaagaggactggtcacccctcagagcctggttcctctctaggtttcttcctatgttcctgcctttctagggagattttcctagccaccgtgcttctacatctgcattgcttgctgtttggggttttaggctgagtttctgtatagcactttgtgacatcggctgatgtaaaaagggctttataaatacatttgattggtagATTGATTGATAAGCAGTAAATTACggtgaatcaggtgtgttagtgctgggctggaactaaATCCTGGACATGATGACCTTCTCCAACCTTACATAGCAACAGACTGTaggtctccaggaccagggttggtgtgaCCACAAAACAGCTGACATGTGAAAATACTTCTGTCTTTTAACTCACCCACGGAAAGAAGTTTGTTGCACAACGTTGCAGACAGATTCTATTAAACTTCCCATTTACAAGCAGAATgatcattttttgtttgtttttattgaaCAACACAATGACAATACAAATCAAGTAAAAGAACAAAAAGGTCTGGCAGGTACAGCACCCATCATACAATTTTACAGTATGAAACccattttccctctctcctcttgagTTCTTAAAGCAAAGGTCATATTTCTTTAACAATGTCTATCCATTGTGTCACTGTGGGAGGGTCTTTTTTGTAGCCATTTCCTAGTGACAGCCTTTTTACTGGCTGCCAGTAGAACCTTCAAGAGGTACTTTTCTCTATTGTGGTGTAAATTATCAGGCATTTCACCCAAATACTAAGAAATTCATGTTTGTTCTTGGTCAAATCCAATTATTTTTTCAATGTTAGATCTTATTTCTCCCTAGTAAATTTTTATTGCGGGGAAGGACCAAAGTACATGAGGGTGATCCCCCTTGATAGCCCGCATTCTCTCCAACAAGGATGTAGGGAACCAGTCTGTTTTGATTTCAGTTTAGGTGTTATGAAGAAACGTATAGCATTCTTCCAACAGAATTCTCTCCATGTCCTTCAGTTGGTAGAGCTTTGTTGAGTCTCTAATATGTTCAACCATGTTTCATCAGTTATTTCAATGTTAAGTTCCTCCTCCCATTTCTGTTTAATACAGTTTGTAGAATGTTTCTTTGAGGATAGAATACCGAAGTAGagatttgaaatagtttttttgttaCTCCCCAAGTTGAATGCGTTAGTGAATACTTGGATACATTTTGAGGTGCTTGAGGGTCAATCACATTTATCTTCATTAAAAAATAGTGTTGAACTTATATGTATCTGTAAAAATGGTGTTTATCTAAGCCATGTTTTTTTACTTAGGTCCTGGAAATTCTCCAGGGTCTCATTCCTTAAAATTGTACAAAATCATGTGATGCCTTTCTACATCCACTGTTTAAATCTGCTGTCCTGAATTGCAGGGATGAAGCTGGGGTCGTATGTGGGCCAACTCAGCAGTTTGACCTCTCGGTCTAAATTAATTTGCTTAACAACCCATAACCATGTCTTAAGAGAGAAATTAATCCACTGATTTTGTCTATTGTATGGGTATCTCTGTCAAAGTAGTCTCGGACTGTATGGGTATCTCTGTCAAAGTAGTCTCGGACTGTATGGGTATCTCTGTCATAGTAGTCTCGGACTGTATGGGTATCTCTGTCAAAGTAGTCTCGGACTGTATGGGTATCTCTGTCATAGTAGTCTCGGACTGTATGGGTATCTCTGTCAAAGTAGTCTCGGACTGTATGGGTATCTCTGTCAAAGTAGTCTCGGACTGTATGGGTATCTCTGTCAAAGTAGTCTCGGACTGTATGGGTATCTCTGTCAAAGTAGTCTCGGACTGTATGGGTATCTCTGTCAAAGTAGTCTCGGACTGTATGGGTATCTCTGTCAAAGTAGTCTCGGACTGTATGGGTATCTCTGTCAAAGTAGTCTCGGACTGTATGGGTATCTCTGTCATAGTAGTCTCGGACTGTATGGGTATCTCTGTCAAAGTAGTCTCGGACTGTATGGGTATCTCTGTCAAAGTAGTCTCGGACTGTATGGGTATCTCTGTCAAAGTAGTCTCGGACTGTATGGGTATCTCTGTCAAAGTAGTCTCGGACTGTATGTGTATCTCTGTCAAAGTAGTCTGGGACTGTATGGGTATCTCTGTCAAAGTAGTCTGGGACTGTATGGGTATCTCTGTCAAAGTAGTCTGGGACTGTATGGGTATCTCTGTCAAAGTAGTCTGGGACTGTATGGGTATCTCTGTCAAAGTAGTCTCGGACTGTATGGGTATCTCTGTCATAGTATCTCTGTCATAGTAGTCTCGGACTGTATGGGTATCTCTGTCATAGTAGTCTCGGACTGTATGTGTATCTCTGTCATAGTAGTCTCGGACTGTATGTGTATCTCTGTCATAGTAGTCTCGGACTGTATGGTATCTCTGTCATATCTCGGACTGTCATAGTAGTCTCGGACTGTATGGGTATCTCTGTCAAAGTAGTCTCGGACTGTATGGGTATCTCTCAAAGTAGTCTCGGACTGTATGGGTATCTCTGTCATAGTAGTCTCGGACTGTATGGGTATCTCTGTCAAAGTAGTCTCGGACTGTATGGGTATCTCTGTCAAAGTAGTCTCGGACTGTATGGGTATCTCTGTCAAAGTAGTCCGGATTTGGGTATCTCTGTCAAAGTAGTCTCGGACTCTATGGGTATCTCTGTCAAAGTAGTCTGGGACATCTCTGTCAGAGTAGTCTCATGGGTATCTGTCAAAGTAGTCTGAAACAAAATATCTCTGTCAAAGTATTCTTTttaatatattaataataataatgggctgaaacaaaatatatttttataggCCCCCCACTATTTGTTGGTAATTGTAATATTGTATATCTAATTCTTGGTCTCTTACTGTTCCAGATAAACCTTGATATCCGTTTATCCCATTACCTAAACTGTTTAGGTGGGATTTCTATGGGCAGTGATTGGAACAAATACAGTGACCTCGGCAGTTTGCTTGTTTCAATTCTACCACTAAGATCCAAGGGAAGTGAATTCCGCCTGTCCAGGTCATCATATACTTTCTTGTTGATGTGATTGTAATTCATGTCATGAAGTTTGGGTGTGTGTTTTGGTAGATATACTCCCAGATATTTAATGGATGAAGAGGTCTACTTACTCTACAGCTCTTCCTGTGGGGTAGAATTATATACTAGGGCTGAACACAAGAGTTTTAACGGACAAAAGAGTGTCAGCTTGTTCACAAGCCAGTACTCACATTTTGCATGAAAGACAGGTCTTGTTGCTTTTCTTGTCTCGGAAGTAGAAGTCCTTACATTCACACACGGTGTCACTCTCTTCCTTACCTGTCATCAAGAGTATGTACACTCAGTGCACACACAAACTTTGTCATACACCCAAAtaatactactagtactacaaaACAAAGGGTTGTCATTATTATGTAATAACCATTATACTGTGTAATCCATAAGTAAATACCAGGTTGGGTGGAAAAACGTGAAACATTATGAACCACACTAGCAACACAAACTCACATAGTTGCGTTGCTCTCTCTCCAGGTCCACATGTCTTGCAAGTGAGGCACTCCCGTGTTCCCGAGTTTATTCTGTTTTGGTAGAAGCCTTTTTTGCAGCGACACACTGTGTTCTTACTCTTCTTGCATTTTGAAAACACTTCCTCATTGTCTACAGGTGTATGGAACAACACAGCCAAGGAGAAcagcatagagagaaagagagagaagacaagagacaTTTGCTATCATACCATATTGAGACCATCTATAGTGATGCCATTTTTTTTCAATGTATTTTGTAAATAATTGCACATTATTGTAAATCATTGAAAATGTTTCTAAATAATTGTACTGTACCAACACAGAGTGTACAACGGAGGCAGGTGTTGGCATAGTTACTCTTCTCTCGGTACGTCCTGCCCTCTTCACAGGAGACACATAGGCTATTGTCGCCGTTCTTAGTGCAGTCCTCCTTCAGCTTAAACCCTGGAGAACACAATACATACATACTAAGGGGAGGCAAGACAATCCAGCATATTTATTTACTGTAAAACCTGGTGATACATCAGAGCTAAAACTAGGCTAGAGACAAATATAGTAAACAGTATGTAGGGCCTAGCGTGTGACAGACGACTGTCTTTTATACACAATAAAACCTGGTGATACATCAGAGCTAAAACTAGGCTAGAGACAAATATAGTAAACAGTATGTAGGGCCTACCGTGTGACAGACGACTGAACGGCGGTCTTTTATACACAATAAAACCTGGTAATACATCAGAGCTAAAACTAGGCTAGAGACAAATATAGTAAACAGTATGTAGGGCCTACCGTGTGACAGACGACTGAACGGCCGTCTTTTATACACAATAAAACCTGGTAATACATCAGAGCTAAAACTAGGCTAGAGACAAATATAGTAAACAGTATGTAGGGCCTACCGTGTGACAGACGACTGTCTTTTATACACAATAAAACCTGGTGATACATCAGAGCTAAAACTAGGCTAGAGACAAATATAGTAAACAGTATGTAGGgcctaccaaatcaaatcaaatcaaatttatttatatagcccttcgtacatcagctgatatctcaaagtgctgtacagaaacccagcctaaaaccccaaacagcaagcaatgcaggtgtagaagcacggtggctaggaaaaactccctagaaggccAAAACCTTTATAGGAAGAAACCTGGAGGAACCAGGCTAAAACTAGGCTGGCTGACAAAATGGATAgtaaacagaacatggccaagatgtgtGACAGACGACTGAACGGCCGTCTTTTATACACAATAAAACCTGGTGATACATCAGAGCTAAAACTAGGCTAGAGACAAATATAGTAAACAGTATGTAGGGCCTACCGTGTGACAGACAACTGTCTTTTATACACAATAAGGGTATAATCTTGAAATAAGGTTTTTGTTTAAAGCTgtaatccttaatggtgaaactgccacgtccATTTAGGATATTACAACAACtaagaagttactgcaaacataGGTTTTCCCCCTCTGACACCTCTGCAGAGGCACACATCTCCCCCACTGCACTGAACGAGCCAATTGAAGCACATGTAGGCTTCTCTTTTGCCTTGCGCAACATTTGGTGATCCAGAAACAAGAGACCACTTGTGTGGCTGTTTTGTACGGGAATCTTGGAATATTTGGACAATTAAACATTTTTGGTTCCTCTCAGGGGAAAATAAATAGACTTTTAAAACAGGATTGAGTGAAATAGCATCAAATATGTTGATTGAGCAACTAATGAGCATGGAGAGTTTGACAAAATTACCTTGTATCTTTCAGTCTAATACGGCTGTTTACTTACTTTTGTAGCTCTTTGTTAGACACACGCTTTTTGTAAACACCGGTAGGTAACTGTCCTCTCCAAGTTTAGCTGGAATTTAGCCCCGAAAATATTTGaaaaaatgtgattggttgatgatATGACATTGGCCTACATTTCTTCTTGCGCTGCGCAGAATATCAGATCTCAACAACATTGGAGAAGTGTTAAAAACATccatcagcagttgaaacaataataaAGAGTAAAAagttgagggatggggctggagaaacgtAACTACTCTCAAATTCTTAGACAGAGCTATGCTATgagaccatccatgatatcaaaattatagtttcaaTCATGTTTTGAGACTGTACAATATTTGttaacatttactttgtttacaaacattggagtaaaacaagcatatattttgggttctgatggggtacgacagttgaactaagctcatgggcatttctaagttatattcttcaaaaatcaatgggtacatatctcCCCCACTGCACTGAATGAGCTTGACTCATActcttactgccttcctgaagacaaacaatgtatacgaaatgcttcagtctggttttagaccccatcatagcactgagacggcacttgtgaaggtggtaaatgacattttaatggcatcggaccgaggctctgcatctgtcctcgtgctcctagaccttagtgctgcttttgataccatcgatcaccacattcttttggagagattggaaacccaaattggtctacacggacaagttctggcctggtttagatcttatctgtcggaaagatatcagtttgtctctgtgaatggtttgtcctctgacaaatcaactgtaaatttcggtgttcctcaaggttccgttttgggaccactattgttttcactatatattttacctcttggggatgttattcgaaaacataatgttaactttcactgctatgcggatgacac contains:
- the LOC112247612 gene encoding tumor necrosis factor receptor superfamily member 1A, with translation MDVLRWKWKEKCILNVCALLILCWSVDPSPSAPPLPTTQEFQCLEGSHYHTANGTCCRKCHEGFKLKEDCTKNGDNSLCVSCEEGRTYREKSNYANTCLRCTLCVDNEEVFSKCKKSKNTVCRCKKGFYQNRINSGTRECLTCKTCGPGERATQLCKEESDTVCECKDFYFRDKKSNKTCLSCKICELTADCQQECSSGTHPTPNDDGKSEDTGWGVWYPYLLAAFGCVCVLLLVVVGIMGVLVVRRKPKRSNSFPSAEITSQVSETSTRRLIQEDPENVLNQCIPSCSPVCECEQELLSKLPDCVPKEIKISELIYSVLDQVPPRHMKELVRSLGVSDIVIERAENDHLRDTKEAQYQMLRVWAKGSAQGGVLARPLLYHLLDKLKDMDLGRTAEELETKYGDQ